The following coding sequences lie in one Haladaptatus sp. DJG-WS-42 genomic window:
- a CDS encoding RNA polymerase Rpb4 family protein, whose protein sequence is MTIFKEKLDEEYLTISEAKELLADIEMERAADEEREMRYELARAIEHVNRFAVLSAEDANELVAELEELEKVAEPTAYKIADLLPRDRDELRAIYAQERYALSGDELDEILNIVSKYV, encoded by the coding sequence ATGACCATCTTCAAAGAAAAGCTCGACGAGGAGTATCTCACCATCTCCGAGGCGAAAGAACTCCTCGCCGACATCGAGATGGAGCGCGCCGCGGACGAAGAGCGTGAGATGCGCTACGAACTCGCGCGTGCAATCGAGCACGTAAACCGCTTTGCCGTCCTCTCCGCCGAGGACGCAAACGAGCTCGTCGCAGAGCTTGAGGAGCTCGAGAAGGTCGCAGAGCCAACCGCGTACAAAATCGCAGACCTCCTGCCACGCGACCGCGACGAACTGCGCGCCATCTACGCCCAAGAACGCTATGCGCTTTCGGGCGACGAACTCGACGAGATCCTCAACATCGTCTCGAAATACGTCTAA
- a CDS encoding 16S ribosomal RNA methyltransferase A: MTNADENSTRAEQTGHRQARALIKRAGVRADTNQDQHFLVDDRVLDRLPSHATEAGIDCSHVLEIGPGAGVLTDRLLAVADKVTAVERDKRFAEFLRREFSDEIEAGKLTLIEGDALDVELPTDVTASISNLPYSVSSELSFRLLPRDIPLILMFQKEFAERMAAEPATDEYGRLSVTAGHYADIEVVESVPKSAFSPPPQVESAIVRAMPRTPEYEVPDDEFFLNFVTAVFTQRRKTMRNAVRNTAHISHLGDPKAVVAAADEELMSMRAGKVTPAQFAELATLAYEVGNPDV, translated from the coding sequence ATGACGAACGCAGATGAGAACTCGACGCGCGCCGAACAGACCGGCCATCGACAGGCACGCGCACTCATCAAGCGGGCAGGCGTCCGCGCGGACACGAACCAAGACCAGCACTTTCTCGTAGACGACAGGGTTCTCGACAGGCTCCCGAGCCACGCGACCGAGGCGGGTATCGACTGCTCGCACGTGCTCGAAATCGGGCCCGGCGCGGGCGTCCTCACCGACCGCCTGCTTGCCGTTGCGGATAAAGTGACGGCCGTCGAGCGTGACAAGCGCTTCGCAGAATTTCTGCGTCGGGAATTTTCGGACGAAATCGAGGCGGGCAAACTCACTCTCATCGAAGGCGACGCCCTCGACGTGGAACTGCCAACAGACGTGACGGCCTCGATCTCGAATCTCCCGTACAGCGTCTCCAGTGAGCTTTCCTTCCGATTGCTCCCGCGCGATATCCCACTCATCTTGATGTTCCAAAAGGAGTTTGCAGAGCGCATGGCCGCAGAGCCAGCCACCGACGAGTACGGCCGATTGTCGGTGACTGCGGGTCACTACGCCGACATCGAAGTTGTCGAGTCGGTTCCAAAATCCGCCTTCTCGCCGCCACCACAGGTCGAGAGCGCAATCGTCCGGGCGATGCCGCGAACCCCGGAGTACGAAGTGCCCGACGATGAGTTCTTTTTGAACTTCGTGACCGCGGTGTTCACCCAGCGGCGCAAGACGATGCGCAATGCGGTACGGAACACGGCCCATATCTCACACCTCGGTGACCCGAAGGCCGTCGTCGCGGCGGCCGACGAAGAGCTGATGAGCATGCGCGCTGGCAAGGTCACCCCGGCACAGTTCGCTGAACTTGCGACGCTCGCCTACGAGGTGGGCAACCCCGACGTATGA
- a CDS encoding DUF655 domain-containing protein: MSDTESGDVTTAVILDYLPHGKSGDDRPSYQKPAIAYALTEATFDLVECTLTEGADLNIGDRVTIKPQDEQVESVTHVEYDDLTGASRAELEYVVRDIVENNEQRFVDFYNDAQPISLRLHQLNLLPGIGKKLRNNILEQRKRGPFESFEELEERVKGLHKPKEVLVERILEELHDDDLKYKAFVRREN; this comes from the coding sequence ATGAGCGATACCGAGAGCGGTGATGTCACGACAGCCGTTATCCTCGACTACCTCCCCCACGGAAAGAGTGGCGACGACCGGCCGAGCTATCAGAAGCCGGCTATCGCGTACGCGCTCACCGAGGCGACGTTCGACCTCGTTGAATGTACACTCACTGAGGGTGCAGACCTGAACATCGGTGACCGCGTCACAATCAAGCCACAGGACGAGCAGGTGGAGTCGGTAACGCACGTCGAGTACGACGACCTGACGGGCGCGTCGCGCGCAGAACTCGAATACGTCGTCCGCGACATCGTCGAAAACAACGAACAGCGGTTCGTGGATTTCTACAACGACGCCCAGCCAATCTCGCTGCGCCTCCACCAACTCAACTTGCTTCCTGGCATCGGGAAGAAACTGCGCAACAATATCTTAGAGCAACGCAAACGCGGCCCCTTCGAGAGCTTCGAAGAGCTAGAAGAGCGCGTAAAGGGCCTGCATAAGCCAAAAGAGGTGCTCGTCGAACGCATCTTAGAAGAACTCCACGACGACGACCTGAAGTACAAGGCGTTCGTCCGCCGAGAGAACTGA
- a CDS encoding mechanosensitive ion channel family protein, whose amino-acid sequence MSFHTPFLVWLESLFLTPESKIAGTVAVVVGLVVGGLVLRKAGTLLKQRYGSWQVEVAQITVGGALMTGSVLILVSIWGATAQVVSALAVLKLSGEDSVLVLFTVILFITAVALMRALKHLVDKFVDEHDAVTDHQRQMANRTMQVIIFALASLVALSLWGIDIQNLLLGAGFLGLVLGLAARQTLGSALAGFVLLFSRPFEVRDWVEIGDYEGIVTDITIVNTRIRTFDDEYLIIPNDQVTGNEVVNKSRRGRLRVTIDVGVDYETDVDHAVEVTTEAMSGLDEIRSVPSAHAVLKSFGDSAVILELRFWIDNPTARKKWDAQTAVISAVKRAFDAEGIKIPFPQRELMGRSEAGGFRVSDEAPPTTGVAESAPTEAEADGGADDTDADDTEDEQ is encoded by the coding sequence ATGAGCTTTCACACGCCCTTCCTCGTGTGGCTTGAATCGCTGTTTTTGACTCCCGAGTCGAAAATCGCGGGGACGGTCGCCGTCGTCGTCGGGCTAGTCGTTGGTGGGTTGGTGTTGCGAAAAGCCGGAACTCTGCTCAAACAACGCTACGGTTCGTGGCAGGTCGAAGTCGCCCAGATTACCGTCGGCGGCGCACTCATGACTGGGTCGGTGCTCATCTTGGTCAGCATCTGGGGGGCAACCGCTCAAGTCGTCTCCGCGCTCGCCGTGCTCAAACTCTCTGGTGAGGATAGCGTGTTGGTGCTGTTTACCGTCATCTTGTTCATCACGGCGGTTGCGCTCATGCGCGCGCTCAAACATCTGGTGGACAAGTTCGTCGACGAACACGATGCGGTCACCGACCACCAGCGACAGATGGCCAATCGTACGATGCAGGTCATCATCTTCGCGCTCGCGTCACTCGTCGCGCTCTCGTTGTGGGGTATCGACATCCAGAACCTCCTGCTCGGCGCTGGCTTCCTCGGCTTGGTGCTCGGGCTTGCCGCCCGTCAGACGCTCGGCTCCGCGCTCGCGGGCTTTGTCTTGTTGTTCAGCCGCCCCTTCGAGGTGCGTGATTGGGTTGAGATTGGCGACTATGAAGGAATCGTCACGGACATCACCATTGTGAATACCCGCATCCGGACGTTCGACGACGAGTACCTCATCATCCCGAACGACCAGGTGACGGGCAACGAAGTGGTGAACAAATCGCGTCGCGGACGGCTTCGTGTCACCATAGACGTGGGCGTCGATTATGAGACGGACGTAGACCACGCCGTCGAAGTCACAACCGAGGCGATGAGTGGCCTTGACGAGATTCGCTCGGTGCCGAGCGCCCACGCCGTGCTCAAGTCGTTCGGTGATTCTGCGGTTATCCTCGAACTGCGCTTTTGGATTGATAACCCCACGGCGCGCAAGAAGTGGGACGCACAAACTGCGGTCATCAGCGCCGTAAAACGTGCCTTCGACGCCGAAGGCATCAAAATCCCGTTCCCACAGCGCGAACTCATGGGTCGGTCTGAGGCAGGCGGTTTTCGCGTCAGCGACGAAGCCCCACCAACGACGGGCGTCGCTGAATCGGCGCCGACGGAAGCGGAGGCTGACGGTGGTGCTGACGATACGGACGCTGACGACACGGAGGACGAACAATGA
- a CDS encoding HemK2/MTQ2 family protein methyltransferase — protein sequence MKDLAERRGVETEVYQPAEDSQLLAEAAVAHVTPDDVVLEVGTGSGYVAATIEQEVGARVVGCDLNPHACEQAREHGVEAVRMNLTDGFRDGAFDVVVFNPPYLPTDPDEAGDDWMEVALSGGENGREVIDPFLESVGRVLAPDGYVLLLVSTLTNLEAVRDTAAGVGFSAETVHEESYPFERLTVERLSRK from the coding sequence ATGAAAGACCTCGCAGAACGCCGCGGTGTCGAGACGGAGGTGTACCAGCCAGCCGAAGATTCGCAGCTGCTCGCTGAAGCGGCGGTGGCACACGTCACGCCCGACGACGTGGTGTTAGAAGTTGGGACCGGCTCTGGCTACGTGGCCGCCACTATCGAACAGGAAGTCGGTGCGCGCGTCGTCGGCTGTGACCTGAACCCCCACGCCTGCGAGCAAGCGCGCGAGCATGGGGTCGAAGCCGTGCGGATGAATCTGACCGACGGCTTTCGTGACGGCGCGTTCGACGTGGTGGTGTTCAACCCGCCGTACCTCCCGACAGACCCCGACGAAGCGGGCGACGATTGGATGGAAGTCGCACTCTCCGGCGGCGAGAACGGCCGTGAAGTTATCGACCCGTTTCTCGAATCGGTGGGGCGTGTGCTCGCGCCAGACGGCTACGTGCTGTTGCTCGTGAGCACGCTCACGAATCTCGAAGCCGTGCGTGACACCGCCGCTGGCGTCGGCTTTTCAGCAGAGACTGTTCACGAAGAGTCCTACCCCTTCGAGCGGCTGACCGTCGAACGACTCAGCAGAAAATAA
- a CDS encoding guanosine monophosphate reductase, producing MEIRTGLSYGDVLLVPQRSPVASRSDVDLSTHLTPTLELDTPLVSAAMDTVTEAKMAIALSELGGLGTIHRFLSIEEQAAQVRAVKDAGERVAVAVGINEDFLERTEACLMAGADCIMMDVAHGHMEACLDAAARIDWEYDAELVVGNIVTAEAVRDLYEAGADGVKVGVGPGSHCTTRKVAGAGKPQLTAIDDCAEVGSELGVPICADGGVRTSGDAAKALMAGADTVMMGSFFAGTDESPGAIVTHGTQQFKRTRGMASSAAADARTDKESNPSADEGVDGLTPYKGPVAPLVKEFLAGVRSGVSYCGGHTLTEARKNAEFIRVAQSAHEREGAHGVALDVEPADEQAPVPPLQ from the coding sequence ATGGAAATCAGAACGGGACTCTCTTACGGCGACGTGCTCCTCGTGCCACAGCGGTCTCCAGTGGCCAGTCGGAGCGACGTCGATCTCTCGACGCACCTCACGCCGACTCTCGAACTCGACACGCCGCTCGTGAGCGCGGCGATGGACACCGTGACCGAAGCCAAAATGGCAATCGCCCTCTCCGAACTCGGCGGCCTCGGCACCATCCACCGCTTCCTGAGCATCGAAGAACAGGCCGCGCAGGTGCGCGCTGTCAAAGATGCAGGCGAGCGCGTGGCCGTCGCCGTTGGCATCAACGAAGACTTTCTCGAACGCACTGAGGCGTGTCTCATGGCGGGCGCAGACTGCATCATGATGGACGTCGCCCACGGCCACATGGAGGCGTGTCTCGACGCCGCCGCGCGCATCGACTGGGAGTACGACGCCGAACTCGTCGTTGGCAACATTGTGACCGCAGAGGCGGTGCGCGATCTCTACGAAGCGGGTGCAGACGGCGTGAAAGTTGGCGTTGGGCCGGGCTCGCACTGCACGACGCGAAAGGTTGCGGGCGCGGGCAAGCCACAGCTCACGGCCATCGACGACTGTGCCGAGGTTGGCTCGGAGTTGGGCGTCCCCATCTGTGCGGACGGCGGCGTGCGCACCTCCGGCGATGCTGCGAAGGCGCTCATGGCCGGGGCTGACACCGTCATGATGGGCAGTTTCTTCGCCGGAACCGACGAATCGCCGGGCGCGATTGTCACCCACGGAACCCAGCAGTTCAAGCGCACCCGTGGGATGGCGAGTTCGGCCGCTGCGGACGCGCGGACGGACAAAGAAAGCAACCCGAGCGCAGACGAGGGCGTCGATGGACTGACGCCGTACAAAGGGCCGGTTGCGCCGCTCGTCAAAGAGTTCCTCGCGGGCGTTCGCTCTGGCGTGAGCTACTGTGGTGGGCACACCCTCACAGAGGCGCGCAAAAACGCGGAGTTCATCCGCGTCGCCCAGAGCGCCCACGAGCGCGAGGGGGCACACGGGGTTGCACTCGACGTAGAACCGGCAGACGAACAGGCTCCCGTCCCGCCACTGCAGTAG
- a CDS encoding 50S ribosomal protein L21e, whose product MPNSHGPLSHTRHKLSNKPRERGTSPPQRSVQQFEAGEKVHMHIDPSVPKGRFHPRFNGHTGEIIEQQGRAYKIEINDGGKRKTIIAKPAHLRRQK is encoded by the coding sequence ATGCCGAACTCACACGGGCCTCTCAGTCACACCCGGCACAAACTTTCGAACAAACCACGAGAGCGCGGTACGTCGCCGCCACAGCGCTCGGTCCAGCAGTTCGAAGCTGGCGAGAAGGTGCACATGCACATCGACCCATCCGTCCCGAAAGGACGCTTCCACCCACGCTTCAACGGCCACACTGGCGAAATCATCGAACAGCAGGGCCGCGCGTACAAGATCGAAATCAATGACGGTGGAAAGCGGAAAACCATCATCGCGAAGCCCGCTCACCTCCGCCGTCAGAAATGA